Proteins encoded in a region of the Myxococcales bacterium genome:
- a CDS encoding TonB C-terminal domain-containing protein, whose amino-acid sequence MHTAPRLRMGAPGSIFKTGQPLDPLVVAASAAALPGLSMPEPEDRRRILISSAASALLHILIITSIALLGTIAKQAAEKLIPVVILNEPIELPGSNDPSPLPIPKLLSAPMASVVPPAMEPVNLAAVPAPRIEATSLDLVAPKSLDLTEVMNAPLAPQAEIHATPSAADISAIQPLEIAAADLVAPEVEISGPSAVAIRTATDLVAPHAFDTLSELNATHYKGAATAVPTAIAGSETGGTTIATGISAEYLAAGFAGGDPNAVATISCLQSAFVQRYLDEITRRTYARWEPPLDASPDDVVQFRIAIDQSGSIAKLEMIESTSRPFAESAMIAYRNAAPFPPLNDKNRCLTEKIFRLTFSNPEVP is encoded by the coding sequence GTGCACACAGCACCCCGACTTCGCATGGGCGCGCCCGGGAGCATTTTCAAGACCGGTCAACCGCTCGACCCCCTGGTCGTTGCCGCGAGCGCGGCTGCGCTGCCGGGGCTCAGCATGCCCGAACCCGAAGACCGCAGGCGGATTTTGATTTCCAGCGCGGCGTCGGCACTGCTTCACATCTTGATCATCACAAGCATCGCCTTGCTGGGAACCATCGCGAAACAGGCGGCCGAAAAATTGATTCCGGTCGTTATCTTGAACGAGCCGATCGAACTGCCGGGCTCGAATGATCCCTCTCCCCTGCCGATTCCCAAGCTGCTCTCGGCGCCGATGGCCAGCGTCGTCCCTCCAGCGATGGAGCCGGTCAACCTCGCGGCGGTTCCCGCACCGAGGATCGAAGCAACGAGCCTCGATCTCGTCGCGCCCAAGTCACTGGATCTGACCGAGGTCATGAACGCTCCGCTGGCGCCCCAGGCCGAAATCCACGCTACCCCGAGCGCAGCAGACATCAGCGCAATTCAACCGTTGGAAATCGCCGCCGCCGATCTCGTCGCACCCGAGGTCGAGATCAGCGGTCCCAGCGCGGTTGCAATCCGGACGGCCACGGACCTCGTCGCCCCACATGCCTTCGATACTTTGTCGGAGCTGAACGCGACCCATTACAAGGGAGCTGCGACTGCGGTGCCGACGGCCATCGCAGGCAGCGAAACTGGCGGGACCACGATCGCGACAGGGATTTCCGCCGAATACCTTGCCGCGGGATTTGCGGGCGGTGATCCCAACGCCGTCGCCACGATCTCTTGCCTGCAGAGTGCTTTTGTTCAGCGCTATTTGGATGAAATCACGCGCCGCACCTACGCTCGATGGGAGCCCCCGCTGGACGCCAGCCCCGACGACGTGGTCCAGTTTCGTATCGCGATCGATCAATCGGGATCTATCGCGAAGCTCGAGATGATCGAATCGACAAGCCGACCCTTTGCCGAAAGTGCCATGATCGCCTACCGGAACGCTGCGCCGTTCCCACCCCTCAACGACAAAAATCGCTGTCTTACCGAAAAAATCTTCAGGCTTACCTTCAGCAATCCTGAAGTGCCCTGA